The Alphaproteobacteria bacterium genome has a segment encoding these proteins:
- a CDS encoding shikimate kinase: protein MKEETNYRSQGAPLSFRPPKTIVLVGLMGAGKTSIGRRLAKRLEVPFFDSDMEVESAAGCHIKEILDVFGEDAFINGEFRVINRLLEQEPHVLATGGGSFMNPDTRAQIKDKAISVWLKADLDTLVARVSRRTDRPLLEDSSRHRATLEDFISERYPIYGEANVVVQTFDEPTNTTVDRVIAALAEYIRDNYPAQYVLKAF, encoded by the coding sequence ATGAAAGAAGAAACAAATTATCGGTCACAAGGGGCCCCTCTCAGCTTTCGTCCACCTAAGACAATTGTCTTGGTAGGCCTTATGGGAGCAGGAAAAACCAGCATTGGACGACGTCTTGCGAAACGACTCGAAGTGCCTTTTTTTGACTCAGACATGGAAGTTGAGTCAGCAGCAGGATGCCATATCAAAGAAATTCTCGATGTCTTTGGAGAAGATGCCTTCATTAATGGGGAGTTCCGTGTTATAAATCGACTCCTTGAACAGGAACCCCATGTTTTGGCAACCGGTGGCGGTTCATTTATGAATCCCGATACACGTGCCCAAATAAAAGATAAAGCCATCTCCGTTTGGTTGAAAGCGGACCTTGACACCCTCGTCGCCCGTGTTTCCAGGCGCACCGATCGGCCTTTATTAGAAGATTCAAGTCGCCATCGCGCAACTTTGGAAGATTTTATTTCCGAGCGTTACCCTATTTACGGGGAAGCCAATGTTGTTGTCCAAACCTTTGATGAACCAACCAACACCACCGTTGACCGGGTCATTGCGGCCTTAGCTGAGTATATTCGCGACAATTATCCAGCTCAGTACGTCTTGAAGGCTTTTTGA
- a CDS encoding patatin-like phospholipase family protein: MNLKITCILIATTLNVSGVDLIPDSPRSPRHLDERYTLPREVHESLQRIKHLLGELTIGKGDKGDFDLARLRYFDSRGPQNKEKYTKLIQRITFLLNRKIEVIAQRDYNYEQLAKLEPLTQDDLELLHILKKALTEVEKPLWEYSSYLSSAKKGVDYTESQKVIVTKIVSIIDKIFGESKVSFTYTKVTRAQRGMLEEAIKDSSSIQLSLKEIEAKIKEHMNNLYGIYWSLGLTQGGISFPPYSSLPNSKVEMESLMLTFYEQKARLMDKLLAVDILQHLSILDFAIDAFNEHFFNGGKPPVVEGVKDALVKLGALVISVPYGLYKRYATEPTEVRVTKMAELSKQIQSLCLQYLIKSDSTFVHRTLEHLDQVEMKLKEKLENYKRKDEIWILSLDGGGIRGIIAGTVLDDISKKLKVKIPEIFDLFAGTSTGGIIALGLTIPLQYGSEVAAHQAGEVLNLYLQEGNSIFPTMNFITKTYGQAKDAAYLPENIENLFFKYFGTYPMSATTKPVIVATLDKKNKRTEIISSFHAISDPAYDFPIWRSARSTSAAPTYFPPHLTKSYGGLAREFVDGGVTTNNPVHEALMEARKIYPAAKKINIVSIGTGKALFQEKSKRGGSGGLKGALDTFSNAMEDSEKKAEELLKRDLEELKQNGYIVAYYRLNPDLPEKIDLDDVGKDNIFKLNTAAKTALDSEEYKKLQTALEVHLASRQKK, encoded by the coding sequence ATGAACTTAAAAATAACTTGTATACTAATCGCTACGACATTAAATGTCTCAGGAGTGGATCTAATCCCTGACTCTCCGCGCTCCCCGCGCCACTTGGATGAGCGTTATACGCTGCCAAGAGAGGTACATGAATCTTTACAAAGAATAAAGCACTTATTGGGAGAATTAACAATTGGAAAAGGTGATAAGGGCGATTTCGATTTGGCTAGGCTCCGCTATTTCGATAGTCGGGGCCCGCAAAATAAGGAAAAATACACCAAGCTAATCCAAAGAATTACTTTTCTTTTGAATCGAAAAATTGAGGTAATCGCCCAACGTGATTACAACTACGAACAGTTAGCTAAATTAGAACCGCTTACGCAGGATGATCTAGAACTATTGCATATCCTTAAGAAGGCTCTTACCGAAGTAGAAAAACCATTGTGGGAATATTCCAGCTATTTATCCTCTGCGAAGAAGGGGGTTGACTATACTGAGAGCCAAAAAGTAATCGTCACAAAGATCGTCTCTATCATTGACAAGATTTTTGGAGAATCAAAAGTCAGCTTTACTTATACCAAAGTGACACGCGCCCAGCGCGGAATGTTAGAAGAGGCGATCAAAGACTCCTCATCAATTCAATTAAGCCTTAAGGAAATTGAAGCAAAAATAAAAGAGCATATGAACAATCTCTATGGGATCTATTGGTCGCTAGGTTTAACGCAAGGGGGAATAAGTTTTCCACCCTATTCCTCTTTGCCAAATAGCAAAGTTGAAATGGAGTCCTTGATGTTGACCTTCTATGAGCAGAAAGCTCGGCTTATGGATAAGCTCTTAGCTGTAGACATTCTCCAGCACCTTTCAATTCTTGACTTCGCCATTGATGCCTTTAATGAACATTTCTTTAATGGTGGAAAACCGCCTGTTGTGGAAGGGGTAAAAGATGCGCTCGTGAAATTGGGTGCTCTGGTTATTTCAGTCCCCTATGGCCTATATAAAAGGTACGCAACAGAACCAACAGAAGTTCGGGTCACGAAGATGGCTGAATTGAGCAAGCAAATTCAAAGTTTATGTCTTCAGTATTTAATAAAGAGTGATAGCACATTTGTCCATCGGACGCTTGAACACCTAGATCAAGTAGAGATGAAGTTAAAAGAAAAATTAGAAAATTACAAAAGAAAAGATGAAATATGGATTTTATCTCTCGATGGCGGCGGCATTAGGGGTATTATCGCTGGGACAGTCCTTGATGATATATCGAAAAAGTTAAAGGTTAAAATTCCAGAAATCTTTGATTTATTTGCTGGTACGTCTACGGGAGGCATTATTGCCCTTGGTCTGACGATTCCACTCCAATATGGTTCTGAGGTGGCAGCGCATCAAGCTGGAGAAGTGCTCAACCTCTATCTACAAGAGGGGAATAGTATCTTCCCAACGATGAACTTTATCACAAAAACTTATGGGCAAGCTAAAGACGCCGCCTATCTGCCTGAAAATATTGAAAATCTATTCTTCAAATATTTTGGGACATATCCTATGAGCGCAACCACTAAGCCGGTTATTGTGGCAACCCTTGATAAGAAGAATAAAAGGACAGAAATAATTTCGTCTTTTCATGCGATATCAGATCCAGCTTATGATTTTCCTATTTGGCGCAGTGCTCGTTCAACAAGCGCAGCACCAACCTATTTTCCTCCTCATCTCACTAAGTCCTATGGCGGTTTAGCACGGGAGTTCGTAGATGGTGGTGTAACCACGAATAATCCAGTCCATGAAGCTTTAATGGAAGCCAGAAAGATATATCCTGCTGCCAAAAAAATTAATATAGTTTCTATTGGTACTGGTAAGGCCTTGTTTCAAGAGAAAAGTAAGCGTGGTGGCAGTGGCGGATTAAAAGGGGCATTAGATACCTTTTCCAATGCTATGGAAGATAGCGAGAAAAAAGCTGAAGAATTGTTGAAACGAGATTTAGAAGAGCTCAAACAAAATGGGTATATCGTTGCTTATTACCGTTTAAATCCAGATCTACCAGAGAAAATTGATTTGGATGATGTTGGTAAAGATAATATTTTCAAATTAAACACAGCAGCGAAAACCGCTTTAGATTCTGAGGAATACAAAAAACTCCAAACGGCTCTAGAAGTTCACCTGGCTTCTAGACAAAAAAAATGA
- a CDS encoding MFS transporter: MKQLQNVNLSAVAEQLDFPPQAEVAKSVDERYAYWRLRILYSMIFGYSAFYLVRWNQFSIAMPILMGEYEYTKTQLGGIISIWMVVYGIGKFVNGYFSDRSNARYFMTIGLVGSAATCFLLGFGSSLYFFGVVYAINAWFQSMGWPPITRMLTHWFSPTELGTKWAFTSVAHQLGGAVIVFMSSVLIANFGWQSAFFVPAILVMGAACFLFNRLRDTPQSIGLPSIEQHKGLVKDSQEEEEEHLPPRELIRLAFSNHLLYYVCMANMFFYIVRLGILSWAPTFLKELKGATLMTAGWQVVGYDLAGILGGVAAGWVSDRYFSGRRGPVSVIYMTLLIVCLSCLWWVPAGNQLMSAFTMIVLGFLVYGPQVLAGVASADIASKKAVGMAHGLTGTFAYVGSALSGICVGWIADNYGWNGGFIFFITAALLSTFFFALTWGYRAKVLEEVETEL; this comes from the coding sequence ATGAAACAATTGCAAAATGTGAACTTGTCCGCTGTTGCGGAGCAATTAGATTTTCCCCCTCAAGCTGAGGTGGCAAAATCGGTTGATGAGCGTTATGCCTATTGGCGGTTGCGTATCCTGTACAGCATGATTTTTGGATATTCGGCTTTTTACCTTGTTCGGTGGAATCAATTTTCGATAGCAATGCCTATTTTGATGGGGGAATATGAGTATACGAAAACCCAGCTGGGCGGCATCATCAGCATTTGGATGGTTGTTTATGGAATTGGTAAATTTGTGAACGGCTATTTCAGTGACCGCTCCAATGCCCGCTATTTTATGACCATAGGGTTGGTGGGGTCTGCAGCGACATGTTTTCTTTTAGGATTTGGCTCAAGCCTTTATTTCTTTGGTGTAGTATATGCCATTAATGCCTGGTTTCAATCTATGGGGTGGCCACCGATTACCCGAATGTTAACCCATTGGTTTAGCCCAACAGAGTTAGGAACCAAATGGGCATTCACCAGTGTGGCTCACCAATTGGGAGGAGCCGTCATCGTTTTTATGTCAAGCGTACTTATTGCGAATTTTGGTTGGCAATCCGCCTTTTTTGTCCCTGCCATTTTGGTCATGGGGGCTGCATGTTTTCTCTTTAACCGACTGCGCGATACCCCCCAATCGATCGGCTTACCTTCAATTGAACAACACAAAGGGTTGGTTAAGGATTCTCAAGAAGAGGAAGAGGAACATCTGCCTCCCAGAGAATTGATCCGGCTCGCGTTCAGTAATCATCTTCTTTACTATGTTTGTATGGCCAATATGTTCTTTTATATCGTTCGCTTGGGCATTTTGAGTTGGGCACCAACGTTTTTGAAAGAACTTAAAGGAGCGACCTTAATGACAGCCGGGTGGCAAGTCGTTGGATATGATCTTGCGGGCATTCTTGGGGGCGTGGCAGCTGGGTGGGTTTCCGACCGTTACTTTAGTGGTCGTCGGGGGCCCGTCAGTGTTATCTATATGACCCTTCTCATCGTCTGTCTGAGCTGTTTGTGGTGGGTACCTGCAGGCAATCAGCTCATGAGTGCCTTTACAATGATAGTTCTTGGCTTCCTTGTATATGGTCCTCAAGTCCTTGCGGGAGTTGCCTCTGCTGACATAGCATCCAAAAAGGCGGTCGGGATGGCCCATGGTCTTACAGGTACATTTGCCTATGTGGGGAGCGCCTTAAGCGGCATTTGTGTTGGTTGGATTGCTGATAATTATGGATGGAATGGTGGATTTATCTTCTTCATCACGGCCGCGCTTCTGTCTACATTCTTCTTCGCATTAACGTGGGGATATCGTGCCAAAGTGCTTGAGGAAGTCGAAACAGAGCTGTAA
- a CDS encoding ABC transporter ATP-binding protein/permease: MTTNRNTNSLPRKPDIHTLGKLLPYIWPKNLPQIRARVIFSILCLITAKGATLLVPLIFKNAIDALSPAHQGLITVPVILIISYGLARLVSALFAELRDGIFASVTQRAVRQVGLAVFHHLHQLGLRYHLERQTGGLSRAIERGTKGIETLLQFLTFNIIPTIVEILLVGIVLWVLYDYRFSLITLLTMVAYILFTLTITEWRITFVRTMNATDSEAHTKAIDSLLNFETVKYFGNEAHEASRFDSALKRYETAAIKSKLSLAFLNIGQAVIISFGLVAVMMIAGQAVTAQTMTVGDFAAVNTYLLQLYIPLFTLGFAYREVKLSLVSLEEMFDLLHVPEEIQDLPEALELKVNGGEIEFDHVSFAYAPDRPILKDISFHLPAGKTVAIVGSSGAGKSTIGRLLFRFYDVTKGRITIDGQDIRSVTQHSLRKAIGVVPQDTVLFNDTIEYNIAYGNPAATQKQIEGAARHAHIHTFIMSLPQKFKTRVGERGLKLSGGEKQRVAIARTLLKNPPIFLFDEATSALDTHTEKQIQANLLELSANHSTVIIAHRLSTVIDADEILVLDQGKIVERGKHKDLLEREGLYTAMWQRQQQQNQGESV; this comes from the coding sequence ATGACAACGAACCGAAATACAAATAGCCTTCCCCGGAAGCCTGATATTCACACCCTTGGGAAATTGCTGCCCTATATTTGGCCGAAAAATCTGCCTCAAATTCGGGCACGGGTTATCTTTTCGATACTCTGTTTGATCACGGCAAAGGGCGCAACACTCTTGGTTCCCTTGATATTTAAGAATGCGATCGACGCCCTTTCGCCCGCCCACCAAGGCTTGATAACTGTTCCTGTCATTCTCATTATCTCCTATGGCCTCGCGCGTCTGGTCTCGGCTCTTTTTGCGGAACTTCGAGATGGCATTTTCGCGTCTGTTACCCAACGCGCCGTGCGCCAAGTGGGCCTGGCCGTCTTTCACCATTTGCACCAGTTGGGCTTACGATATCACTTAGAACGCCAAACCGGGGGTCTAAGTCGTGCCATCGAGCGTGGCACGAAGGGCATTGAGACGCTTCTTCAGTTTTTGACCTTCAACATCATCCCCACCATTGTAGAGATTCTGCTCGTCGGCATCGTCTTGTGGGTTCTTTATGACTACCGCTTCTCCCTCATCACCTTGTTAACGATGGTCGCCTACATCCTGTTCACCTTAACGATTACTGAATGGCGCATCACATTTGTCAGGACCATGAATGCAACGGATTCCGAGGCTCACACCAAAGCCATCGATAGCCTCCTCAACTTTGAAACCGTCAAATATTTTGGCAACGAGGCGCATGAAGCTTCTCGATTTGACTCCGCCTTGAAGCGATATGAGACTGCGGCCATCAAGAGCAAGCTCTCCCTTGCCTTTTTGAACATTGGCCAAGCGGTGATCATCTCTTTCGGGTTGGTAGCGGTAATGATGATCGCGGGACAAGCCGTGACAGCGCAAACGATGACCGTCGGTGACTTTGCTGCCGTGAATACCTACCTCCTACAGCTTTACATCCCCCTTTTCACCCTCGGATTTGCCTACCGTGAAGTGAAATTGTCCCTGGTGAGTCTGGAAGAGATGTTTGATCTGCTCCATGTCCCAGAGGAGATTCAAGACCTGCCGGAAGCACTTGAATTAAAAGTGAATGGCGGAGAGATTGAGTTCGACCATGTCAGCTTTGCTTATGCACCGGATCGCCCCATCTTGAAGGATATCTCGTTCCATCTGCCTGCGGGTAAAACCGTGGCGATTGTTGGCTCCAGTGGGGCGGGAAAGTCCACGATCGGGCGGCTCCTTTTCCGGTTCTATGATGTCACGAAAGGGCGTATCACCATCGATGGTCAAGACATCCGCAGCGTCACTCAGCACTCTTTGCGCAAAGCCATCGGCGTCGTTCCTCAAGACACTGTCCTCTTTAACGATACGATTGAATACAACATCGCTTATGGAAATCCGGCGGCCACCCAGAAGCAAATTGAAGGAGCGGCGCGCCATGCACATATTCATACCTTTATCATGAGCCTGCCTCAAAAATTTAAAACGCGTGTAGGAGAGCGCGGCCTGAAACTCTCGGGCGGCGAAAAGCAACGGGTCGCGATTGCCCGTACTCTATTGAAAAATCCCCCGATTTTTCTCTTTGATGAGGCAACGTCAGCCCTGGATACCCACACGGAGAAGCAAATTCAGGCCAATCTTCTTGAGCTTTCGGCCAACCACAGCACGGTCATCATCGCCCACCGCCTCTCCACGGTCATTGACGCAGATGAGATCCTGGTCCTTGATCAAGGCAAAATCGTCGAGCGTGGCAAGCACAAAGACCTCCTGGAACGCGAGGGGCTCTATACCGCCATGTGGCAGCGCCAGCAGCAACAAAACCAGGGGGAGAGTGTTTAG
- a CDS encoding serine hydrolase, which translates to MRRFFKYGFVALLILFPTWGQERAPLNSVFPLLEAYIEKSMAAEGIPGAVVVVVKDGKIAYIKGFGVKIVGQKEPIDEHTPFALASVTKTFTNMLIARLVDQGKLHWKDKVSKYLPDLKLQDPKVSQDLLIEDLLSHRSGLPGFAGDSLIELGWDSSQIMLALKNIPIDSAAFRNTYAYQNVTVGLVGPILEKVTGKPLAQLFQEELFEPVGLQETRLGTAAPLTLWEKILGIFRKKAPEPTFHDVALQKTRNMPNGNPGILTFPASSGIISTGLDIGKWMIFQLNNGEIDGKAVVSAASLNEMRTPHVDLAKQGHRQFPKNRVTKVHYGMGWFIQDYAGVSVLSHMGGMRGTRSLIFMIPEEKLGIAVLANMGGMRVSLFPEGITHKFMDLYLKVPDEQDWAKTLFEESKSYREKYEKHRRVEMLQSLAPARNLDDYTGIYENALYGRLEIGKEGDALTLTYKDRPKVKLDHWNGNAFQFPGSDLSFGFSGYDQGEVIFSQEKGKSDRMMVTLLHEGVDSVFERVKG; encoded by the coding sequence ATGAGGCGCTTTTTTAAATACGGTTTCGTTGCACTTCTCATTCTGTTTCCAACATGGGGACAAGAGCGAGCCCCCCTCAATTCAGTCTTTCCCCTTTTAGAAGCTTATATTGAAAAATCAATGGCAGCCGAAGGTATTCCGGGTGCAGTCGTTGTTGTTGTGAAAGATGGAAAAATTGCTTATATCAAAGGGTTTGGCGTCAAAATTGTCGGCCAAAAGGAACCGATTGATGAGCACACGCCCTTTGCATTAGCCTCGGTTACAAAGACATTTACCAACATGCTGATAGCGCGGTTGGTGGATCAAGGGAAGCTTCATTGGAAAGATAAAGTCTCGAAATACTTGCCTGACCTCAAATTGCAAGACCCTAAAGTATCTCAAGACCTCTTGATTGAGGATTTATTGTCCCATCGCTCAGGGTTGCCAGGTTTTGCGGGAGATTCTTTGATTGAATTGGGCTGGGACAGCTCTCAAATCATGCTGGCATTGAAAAATATTCCCATAGATTCGGCTGCATTTCGAAACACTTATGCTTATCAAAACGTCACGGTGGGCCTTGTGGGGCCTATTCTGGAGAAAGTAACGGGCAAACCCTTAGCTCAGCTTTTTCAAGAAGAGTTATTTGAGCCAGTGGGGTTGCAGGAAACGCGGCTAGGCACGGCGGCTCCGTTAACCTTATGGGAAAAGATTCTGGGGATATTTCGAAAAAAAGCCCCCGAGCCTACGTTTCATGATGTTGCCCTACAAAAGACACGCAACATGCCGAATGGGAATCCTGGAATACTTACCTTTCCCGCTTCTAGCGGGATCATATCTACAGGTTTGGATATAGGGAAATGGATGATCTTTCAACTTAACAACGGGGAAATTGATGGGAAAGCGGTTGTGAGCGCCGCAAGTCTGAATGAAATGCGAACACCCCATGTGGATCTTGCCAAGCAAGGTCACCGCCAATTTCCCAAGAATCGTGTCACAAAAGTTCACTATGGCATGGGATGGTTCATTCAAGACTATGCCGGTGTTTCAGTGCTCAGTCACATGGGGGGTATGCGCGGGACCCGCTCGCTTATATTTATGATCCCCGAAGAGAAGCTCGGGATCGCGGTGTTGGCGAACATGGGGGGAATGCGAGTGAGTCTCTTTCCTGAGGGCATCACACATAAATTTATGGATTTGTATTTGAAAGTGCCCGATGAACAAGATTGGGCTAAAACATTATTTGAAGAAAGTAAGAGTTATCGGGAAAAATATGAAAAGCATCGGCGTGTTGAGATGTTACAAAGCCTGGCGCCGGCTCGAAACCTAGATGATTATACTGGAATATATGAAAATGCCTTGTATGGGCGACTCGAAATTGGAAAAGAGGGGGATGCGCTCACTCTAACCTACAAGGATCGCCCCAAGGTCAAGCTTGACCATTGGAATGGAAATGCCTTTCAGTTTCCGGGATCAGATCTTTCCTTTGGTTTCAGCGGATACGACCAAGGTGAAGTGATTTTCTCTCAGGAGAAAGGGAAATCAGACCGAATGATGGTCACCCTGCTTCATGAGGGCGTGGATTCTGTCTTCGAACGGGTGAAGGGGTAG
- a CDS encoding ComF family protein, producing the protein MSTQTLSRPISKVFFDLILPPRCFGCGDLTNNHHTLCSHCWKSCTFLSSPWCTLCGWPFPYEVPDQTVCPSCHRLPPLFVQSRSALAYTEACRRFILKFKQGDGTYLAPGLSKLMIRVGQEVLMNTDLLIPVPLHWMRLFLRQYNQATLLSKNISHLTYIPTCTDALKRQRRTSKQGHQNRKERYTNIRGAFQIPPEKVSVIKGQRITLVDDVFTTGATVTECARVLLNEGAKEVRVLTLARVIKPL; encoded by the coding sequence ATGTCGACACAAACCTTGTCAAGGCCCATATCCAAGGTCTTCTTTGATTTGATTCTTCCGCCTCGATGCTTTGGGTGCGGAGATCTCACAAACAATCACCACACATTATGTTCACATTGCTGGAAAAGCTGCACTTTCCTTTCTTCTCCCTGGTGTACCCTATGTGGATGGCCCTTTCCCTATGAAGTACCGGACCAAACCGTATGCCCCTCATGCCATCGCCTTCCCCCCTTATTTGTTCAAAGTCGAAGCGCCCTGGCTTATACTGAAGCGTGTCGCCGTTTTATTTTAAAGTTCAAACAAGGAGATGGAACTTACCTCGCCCCAGGACTTAGCAAGCTCATGATTCGTGTTGGACAAGAAGTCTTGATGAATACGGATCTTCTTATTCCTGTTCCCTTGCACTGGATGCGGCTGTTTCTTCGACAATATAATCAGGCAACGCTTCTTTCCAAAAACATCTCTCATTTAACCTATATCCCTACATGCACGGATGCCCTCAAGCGCCAACGCCGAACATCTAAACAAGGACACCAAAACCGCAAGGAACGATATACCAACATACGTGGCGCCTTTCAAATTCCCCCTGAAAAGGTTTCCGTTATTAAAGGACAACGCATCACGTTAGTGGATGATGTTTTCACCACGGGTGCAACGGTCACTGAGTGTGCCCGCGTTTTATTGAATGAGGGTGCAAAAGAAGTTCGCGTCTTAACCCTGGCGCGTGTTATAAAACCATTATAA
- the grxC gene encoding glutaredoxin 3, whose translation MTKVIIYTTPQCYYCVKAKKLFDKLDVPYLLCDVSEDVDLRKEMLERSGGRTSVPQIFIGDAHIGGFDDLYALYKAGNLAKHLNH comes from the coding sequence ATGACCAAAGTCATAATATATACAACGCCCCAGTGCTATTATTGCGTGAAAGCCAAAAAGTTATTTGATAAATTGGATGTGCCTTACCTATTATGCGACGTTTCAGAAGATGTTGATTTGCGCAAAGAAATGCTGGAGCGTTCCGGAGGCCGGACCTCCGTTCCTCAAATTTTTATTGGCGATGCCCACATCGGGGGATTCGATGATCTTTATGCCCTCTATAAGGCTGGAAATCTAGCGAAACATTTAAATCATTGA
- the dapB gene encoding 4-hydroxy-tetrahydrodipicolinate reductase: MIRVGVLGSKGRMGQAIMTALANHPRCNLSVAGTRDNIESLFEASDVVIDFTSADALPNHLDLSLKHMKPLVVGTTGLQPHHKQLLPTLATKVPLVVSSNTSIGITILTSLVEKAAHALGEDFDIEISELHHRHKKDAPSGTALMLGQAAAKGRGKSLKTLQCSHHTTGTRKQGTIGFSVQRGGSIIGDHCVRLIGEEEMLELSHRGLSRSVYANGALHAARWLLDQKPGLYSMKDVLGL; this comes from the coding sequence ATGATTAGAGTCGGTGTCTTGGGATCTAAGGGTCGCATGGGCCAAGCTATCATGACCGCTCTTGCAAATCATCCTCGTTGCAATTTGAGTGTTGCTGGAACAAGAGATAACATAGAGAGCCTTTTTGAGGCCAGTGACGTTGTGATTGACTTCACATCAGCGGATGCTTTGCCCAACCACCTCGATTTAAGCTTGAAGCATATGAAACCACTTGTGGTCGGCACGACGGGTTTACAACCTCACCACAAGCAACTCCTGCCTACTTTGGCAACGAAAGTTCCTTTGGTCGTTTCCTCTAACACGAGTATTGGCATCACAATTTTAACAAGCCTTGTTGAAAAAGCAGCCCATGCCTTAGGTGAAGATTTTGACATTGAAATCTCCGAACTGCATCATCGTCATAAGAAGGACGCACCTTCAGGAACCGCCCTCATGCTGGGGCAAGCGGCCGCAAAAGGACGCGGTAAATCCTTAAAGACCCTCCAATGTAGCCACCATACCACTGGGACACGAAAACAGGGAACCATCGGTTTTTCGGTACAACGGGGAGGATCAATCATCGGAGATCATTGTGTGCGCCTCATTGGCGAGGAAGAAATGCTTGAGTTGTCCCACCGTGGGCTCTCCCGTTCCGTCTATGCCAATGGCGCTCTTCACGCCGCGCGTTGGTTGCTCGATCAAAAGCCGGGCCTTTACTCTATGAAAGATGTATTGGGGCTTTAA